The genomic segment aaaagccTGGTATTGTTTTtcgagtaaaaaatattgtgtataaatttacaaGCTTACTTGATACTGAGCGCGTAATTGGTTTCGTGCTTGAGACGCGGCTGTCCAGCTGGACGGACACGCAACATGTACGTGCCATCTTCGCGACATTCTAGTTTGTTGGAAGCCGCGTCTCTACCCATCTCCCCGACGAACCACAGCTTCACGGCAAGCGCGCGTTCACAGGGTAGTGGCGGAGGCGGTGTCAATAGCGGTGCCGTGGGCACACAGCGACCGGAATGTGCGATGCATTGCTTGTGCACAGCTAGACGACATATCTCGCATTTGTAACCCTGTATAATAATGTTGCTGCATTAAAAGTATGCAAGAGacacgtgtttttttttattaattcaacttttaataataataatatgtaagcGAACAGTTAACCCTCTTGCGGCTCTATTTAATGACAGAAATCGTATCAAAATGGTTAAATTTTTCCtgcgaagaaaaatatttactcttAGGTTTTATAATAGGTTTTGATGGTGctaatttcaaatttgtgatcaaaattacaaaaattcaaaatggcggatttaaaagtaataaatcttaaaatacgTGTCTATTTGCGTGAAACTCAGTTTCTGTAggtttctataaatttttgagaatgtttaatagaaatatgttttcactataaactataataattataatttattttaatttataattacttgttaaattttatttatcgctacgccattttaaattttgcagcAACAAATTTTgccacaaatttaaaattagatgcTCAAAAACTTCCAAAATATCATTCttagttaatatatgtaactaataactgcttttttacatttttttgtatctttcaaaaattcatattttttcacaatttttagaTGAGCACAATTTTgcaaatagtaatttttatcattagtaTAACTAATTACTGAAAAGTACAATTCTTTAGCTTTAATTTGCACCTTGGTTCATGTTCCTACGATGTTTGGTTCTTAAGttatgaaagaaaatgttaCCCCGAGTCTGACTCGGGGTAACATTAAACCGTAGAAGGGTTAAATGTGTCTCATTAGCCGATTGATCATTTACTTGGAATATGCGGCCCTTCAGAAACTTCCCGCACCGTTGACAGCTCCTAGGAGCATCGAACGTCGTCAACTTGAACTTGTGATTGGTATTGCGACAGGCCGCGGGATTGACATTGTCCATCGCGTCTTGCAGCGCCTTTATCCACATCTGCTTCTGCTCCTCCGTTCTTGCGTATAATGTGTACGCCGTGTACGCCTGTTTATGTACAAGTAACCACTGATAGGACCAACGCGAATCTCTGCCCAACGTTCTCCGTCCTATGTGATCTTCCAATCTATAATCGTCTAACCGTAGAGTTTCCCGGTAACAATATTGGTCTCCTCGACCCGCTTTGCAAATCAATACCACTTGCTCGAACACAAACGCATAACGAGCCTTTATCCGCTGGTCGCCATGAGCCTTCACCtgcaaaagaattaaattaacgagtctaattttaaattcgaGCAACAGATTAAAGTGTTTACGCTTTGATTCTAAATCAGTAAAAAAACATTGAGCAAACCTTCAGCTCGCCGTCACGAAGTAATCGGCCGAAATCCTTCAGCTGTGTGTCCTCGGGTACATCCCAATCGATTATCGAGGCTTGAATATCCTTAATGATATCCAGGGTATCGGAATCGCGTTTTACCTCGTTTATATACTGAGCGACATCGACCATTACTTCCCTCGCCTTCGTCAACGCACGGCAATCTTCAATCCATTCGCGCGGGGTCTCTTCCACTAGCTTGTCCAACAGCAAGTGGTACTTGAGCACCCTTTGCATCGGCACAGACAATATATCACGCAGCTTGAATTTACCATTGTTAGCTTCTTGTTGACACCTCTGTAATAAATgtcaatgttaaaataatctgcgtcacatatatatcattaattactgcatcattaattatttttacattaattactgAT from the Anoplolepis gracilipes chromosome 11, ASM4749672v1, whole genome shotgun sequence genome contains:
- the Vav gene encoding protein vav isoform X3; amino-acid sequence: MNLRFIRNCSASRAILSVIGLPRRSREDEGRRRRFRRREGDETGGGGDNEDPVGEEDGYGAFCSHAQSEEIYQDLCSLHLPPPPSVAQGGTISGGEKRDYVIQELVETERNYTEVLSSLLRHFARPLSSLLRPEDSTRIFFGIKELAEIHVGFHSQLRKARNGAALAQVFLDWREKFLIYGDYCANLTIAQNTLQEICARNEVINQEVIRCQQEANNGKFKLRDILSVPMQRVLKYHLLLDKLVEETPREWIEDCRALTKAREVMVDVAQYINEVKRDSDTLDIIKDIQASIIDWDVPEDTQLKDFGRLLRDGELKVKAHGDQRIKARYAFVFEQVVLICKAGRGDQYCYRETLRLDDYRLEDHIGRRTLGRDSRWSYQWLLVHKQAYTAYTLYARTEEQKQMWIKALQDAMDNVNPAACRNTNHKFKLTTFDAPRSCQRCGKFLKGRIFQGYKCEICRLAVHKQCIAHSGRCVPTAPLLTPPPPLPCERALAVKLWFVGEMGRDAASNKLECREDGTYMLRVRPAGQPRLKHETNYALSIKAEGAVKHIRVFKRDVDGADLYYLSESRFFKSVVELVEYYERASLSENFEKLDQRLLWPYRLVVAIALFDYQGCERNQLSLRRGERVVVLSKEGDAKGWWKGKIGDQVGFFPKEYVEEKNY